One segment of Purpureocillium takamizusanense chromosome 7, complete sequence DNA contains the following:
- a CDS encoding uncharacterized protein (COG:S~EggNog:ENOG503P27M~TransMembrane:5 (i70-95o101-121i145-166o186-208i269-291o)): MVEDENPPAYEPLSLNHDANADDIEPEAQQQGGRKPSAVNGQSRTVTSSLRAVNRLLLAHGGFRAYFRGFFCLVAQGLATSVLMGLFSAVLGGFFTPVATLLASLALVQLSTAWVHIVISLPSRRHFWSRLPPFKRAFDATWKPVALYWLAAEVTRWLPLGLAFALRLRIPSFDNNGNMELDGLDAAWFVKGAAILVFTIFASVFLVIPARVILVRVQASLLPVEEDTVIPFDRSFEGKVEPAIVGGKGYVSVADAWGTFSRAAWRRLLVLYVKVFLASMAGLLITAALIAPQIVVIAKKTERVN; this comes from the coding sequence atggtcgaggacgagaaccCCCCGGCGTACGAGCCCCTCTCCCTCAACCACGATgccaacgccgacgacatcgagcccgaggcccaacagcagggcggccgcaAGCCCTCCGCCGTCAACGGTCAGTCGCGCACCGTCACCTCGTCCCTCCGCGCCGTGAAccgcctgctcctcgcccacggcggcttCCGCGCCTACTTCCGCGGCTTCttctgcctcgtcgcccagggcCTCGCCACCTCGGTCCTCATGggcctcttctccgccgtcctcggcggcttcttcacccccgtcgccaccctgctcgccagcctcgccctcgtccagctcaGCACGGCCTGGGTCCACATCGTcatctccctcccctcgAGGCGCCACTTCTGgagccgcctcccgcccttCAAGCGTGCCTTCGACGCCACCTGGAAGCCCGTCGCCCTGTactggctcgccgccgaggtcacCCGCTGGCTgcccctcggcctcgccttCGCCTTGCGCCTCAGGATCCCCAGCTTCGACAACAATGGAAACatggagctcgacggcctcgacgccgcctggTTTGTCAAGGGTGCCGCCATCCTCGTTTTCACCATCTTCGCctccgtcttcctcgtcatcccGGCCAGGGTCATTCTCGTCCGCGTCCAGGCCTCGCTGCtccccgtcgaggaggacaCCGTCATCCCCTTTGACCGCTCCTTCGAGGGCAAGGTCGAgcccgccatcgtcggtgGCAAGGGCTacgtctccgtcgccgacgcctggGGGACGTTCAGCAgggccgcctggcgccgcctcctcgttCTCTACGTCAAGGTCTTCCTCGCCAGCATGGCCGGTCTGCTCATCACCGCGGCCCTGATCGCTCCTCAGattgtcgtcatcgccaagaAGACGGAGCGCGTCAACTGA
- the PPM1 gene encoding [Phosphatase 2A protein]-leucine-carboxy methyltransferase (COG:H~EggNog:ENOG503NUP8): protein MHTTMAAPSIPNLLSLRGGSRGGRGAGRGGSRRHGHASADAVIQDTDTDAAVSRLSAVGLGYLDDPYAGFFVSGPPTRRLPIINRGTYMRTRALDQVVGAFLAETRGQGPRQIISLGAGTDTRPFRALEWPHTDDLIYHELDFAETCRRKLHIVRSAPAMARQLEDVEAAESGSWSARPAKGPSEYHCHAGDLRDMPDRFAAAAGGMPASMRTDVPTLVLSECCLCYLTQRDSERVLSVFRDRMPRLAVVIYEPMPLDDAFGQVMVSNLRARSISMPSLERYRDVAGQEDRLRDAGFHAVGHATIKDAWERWVGGDERRRVDALEGLDEVEEWQLLAAHYVVVWGTKGGTWLAGLGQEAR from the exons ATGCACACAACCATGGCGGCACCTTCAATACCGAACCTCCTCTCCTTGCGGGGAGGCAGTCGTGGCGGGAggggcgccgggcgaggcggcagcaggaggcACGGCCACGCCTCTGCCGATGCCGTCATTCAAGACACCGACACCGATGCCGCCGTGTCGAGGCTGAGTGCCGTCGGCCTGGGCTATCTGGACGACCCTTACGCGGGCTTCTTCGTGTCCGGCCCGCCCACGCGGCGGCTACCCATCATCAACCGAG GCACGTACATGCGCACACGAGCCCTGgaccaggtcgtcggcgcgtTCCTCGCCGAGACGCGCGGCCAAGGACCCAGGCAGATCATTTCACTGGGCGCAGGCACCGACACGAGGCCGTTCCGCGCCCTCGAGTGGCCCCACACCGACGACCTCATATACCATGAACTCGACTTTGCCGAGACGTGCCGGCGGAAGCTGCACATTGTGCGTTcagcgccggccatggcgcgacagctcgaggacgtcgaggccgccgagagcgGCTCCTGGAGCGCGCGCCCTGCCAAGGGCCCCAGCGAGTATCACTGCCACGCGGGCGACCTGCGTGACATGCCCGATCGcttcgctgctgcggccgggGGCATGCCCGCGTCGATGCGCACAGACGTGCCCACGCTCGTGCTGTCCGAGTGCTGCCTCTGCTACCTCACGCAACGCGACTCGGAGCGCGTGCTGAGCGTCTTCCGCGACCGCATGCCGCgcctggccgtcgtcatATACGAGCCGAtgccgctcgacgacgccttcgGCCAGGTCATGGTTTCAAATCTacgcgcgcgcagcatcagcatgcCTAGCCTGGAGCGCTACAGGGACGTCGCCGGGCAGGAGGACCGGCTGCGTGACGCAGGGTTCCACGCCGTCGGGCACGCGACCATCAAGGATGCCTGGGAGCGGtgggtcggcggcgacgagcggaggagggtggacgcgctcgagggtttagacgaggtggaggagtGGCAGCTGTTGGCGGCGCACTatgtcgtcgtctggggGACAAAGGGAGGCACCTGGCTCGCCGGGCTTGGACAGGAGGCGCGCTAG
- a CDS encoding uncharacterized protein (TransMembrane:6 (o32-51i133-158o164-184i208-229o249-271i332-354o)~COG:S~EggNog:ENOG503P27M) produces the protein MELSHVRRAIASAVGSGGGGDGNVPSYDIPNWTILVFLIDLVILIPVFFIFDYSFKTVFPVFAMVEDENPPAYEPLSLNHDANADDIEPEAQQQGGRKPSAVNGQSRTVTSSLRAVNRLLLAHGGFRAYFRGFFCLVAQGLATSVLMGLFSAVLGGFFTPVATLLASLALVQLSTAWVHIVISLPSRRHFWSRLPPFKRAFDATWKPVALYWLAAEVTRWLPLGLAFALRLRIPSFDNNGNMELDGLDAAWFVKGAAILVFTIFASVFLVIPARVILVRVQASLLPVEEDTVIPFDRSFEGKVEPAIVGGKGYVSVADAWGTFSRAAWRRLLVLYVKVFLASMAGLLITAALIAPQIVVIAKKTERVN, from the exons ATGGAGCTCTCCCACGTCAGGCGAgccatcgccagcgccgtcggctccggcggcggcggcgacggcaacgtgCCCAGCTACGACATCCCCAACTGGACgatcctcgtcttcctcatcgacctcgtcatTCTCAtccccgtcttcttcatT TTCGACTACAGCTTCAAGACCGTCTTCCCCGTCTTCGCCatggtcgaggacgagaaccCCCCGGCGTACGAGCCCCTCTCCCTCAACCACGATgccaacgccgacgacatcgagcccgaggcccaacagcagggcggccgcaAGCCCTCCGCCGTCAACGGTCAGTCGCGCACCGTCACCTCGTCCCTCCGCGCCGTGAAccgcctgctcctcgcccacggcggcttCCGCGCCTACTTCCGCGGCTTCttctgcctcgtcgcccagggcCTCGCCACCTCGGTCCTCATGggcctcttctccgccgtcctcggcggcttcttcacccccgtcgccaccctgctcgccagcctcgccctcgtccagctcaGCACGGCCTGGGTCCACATCGTcatctccctcccctcgAGGCGCCACTTCTGgagccgcctcccgcccttCAAGCGTGCCTTCGACGCCACCTGGAAGCCCGTCGCCCTGTactggctcgccgccgaggtcacCCGCTGGCTgcccctcggcctcgccttCGCCTTGCGCCTCAGGATCCCCAGCTTCGACAACAATGGAAACatggagctcgacggcctcgacgccgcctggTTTGTCAAGGGTGCCGCCATCCTCGTTTTCACCATCTTCGCctccgtcttcctcgtcatcccGGCCAGGGTCATTCTCGTCCGCGTCCAGGCCTCGCTGCtccccgtcgaggaggacaCCGTCATCCCCTTTGACCGCTCCTTCGAGGGCAAGGTCGAgcccgccatcgtcggtgGCAAGGGCTacgtctccgtcgccgacgcctggGGGACGTTCAGCAgggccgcctggcgccgcctcctcgttCTCTACGTCAAGGTCTTCCTCGCCAGCATGGCCGGTCTGCTCATCACCGCGGCCCTGATCGCTCCTCAGattgtcgtcatcgccaagaAGACGGAGCGCGTCAACTGA
- a CDS encoding uncharacterized protein (COG:S~TransMembrane:7 (n4-15c21/22o109-130i151-170o190-211i223-245o265-285i306-331o351-372i)~SECRETED:SignalP(1-21~SECRETED:cutsite=SRG-HT~SECRETED:prob=0.8043)~EggNog:ENOG503P1GJ), giving the protein MRFWLNAALVASILLPSPSRGHTTRANALGTPTQVLADVPKCAASCLTTAVSKSSCSLSDMQCICDTKSINDEASQCILHSCSLSDALVAKNVTSIACNAPFRDKSGQYSAMAISLGSIAVFLVLARVIFKRFFSARRSLAPEDTVILGTLALRVSCIIINVRGLAHHGLGRDVWTLPLEELSTFGMYLYIMEVLYFVELSLIKISLSLFYMGIFPGTNIRRLLLGTTIFNGIFGLAFALAGIFQCQPVSYFWTQYTDPRGGSCINLNAFGWVNGALSVAVDLWLIAIPLSQVSKLTLHWKKKMGVIIMFIMGTFVTVVSILRLQSLVFFANSTNPTYDQWSPVNWSTVEVNVGMICTCLPSLRLILVRIFPRLGSGSKGGRSHGSDSSHSQPKLSDSRVTKEQHHLSDLESGKVHQWHRIETESIS; this is encoded by the exons ATGCGTTTCTGGCTGAATGCGGCACTCGTGGCGTCCATcctgctgccctcgccgtctcgcGGGCACACAACTAGAGCCAATGCCCTCGGTACTCCCACGCAGGTGCTGGCTGACGTTCCCAAATGCGCG GCCAGCTGCCTGACCACGGCCGTGTCCAAGTCATCATGCTCTCTCTCGGACATGCAGTGCATCTGCGACACAAAATCAATCAATGATGAAGCCAGCCAGTGCATATTGCACTCGTGCTCCCTCTCCGACGCGCTCG TCGCCAAAAACGTCACATCAATAGCCTGCAATGCCCCCTTTCGTGATAAATCGGGCCAGTATagcgccatggccatctcTCTCGGATCtatcgccgtcttcctcgtcctggcCCGCGTCATTTTCAAACGCTTCTTCAGCGCAAGGCGCTCTCTTGCTCCCGAGGACACAGTTATCCTAGGCACTCTGGCTCTTCGTGTGtcctgcatcatcatcaacgtcCGCGGCCTCGCTCACCATGGTCTGGGCAGGGACGTATGGACACTGCCCTTGGAGGAGCTGTCGACATTTGGCATGTACCTCTACATCATGGAGGTACTATACTTTGTCGAATTGTCCCTCATCAAGATCAGTCTATCGCTGTTTTACATGGGCATCTTTCCTGGGACGAATATCCGGCGGCTGCTCTTGGGAACGACTATCTTCAACGGCATTTTTGGCCTGGCGTTTGCCTTGGCAGGCATTTTCCAATGCCAGCCGGTCAGCTACTTCTGGACCCAATATACCGATCCGCGAGGCGGCAGTTGCATCAACCTGAACGCTTTTGGCTGGGTCAACGGTGCTCTCAGCGTGGCGGTTGACCTCTGGTTGATTGCCATACCCCTAAGCCAGGTCTCGAAGCTAACCTTGCactggaagaagaagatggggGTCATCATCATGTTTATCATGGGAACTTT TGTCACTGTTGTCTCCATCTTGCGACTGCAATCTCTCGTTTTCTTCGCCAACTCGACCAACCCAACTTATGATCAGTGGAGCCCCGTCAATTGGTCTACCGTCGAGGTCAACGTTGGCATGATATGCACGTGCCTCCCGAGTTTGCGGCTTATCCTTGTGCGCATCTTCCCTCGCCTTGGGTCCGGGTCCAAGGGTGGGAGGTCGCACGGCTCTGATTCTTCTCATTCGCAACCGAAGCTGTCCGATTCCAGGGTCACCAAGGAGCAACATCACCTGTCCGACCTGGAGTCCGGCAAGGTGCACCAGTGGCATCGCATAG AGACCGAGTCAATATCATAG
- the UBC2 gene encoding E2 ubiquitin-conjugating enzyme (EggNog:ENOG503NXSQ~COG:O) codes for MSTAARRRLMRDFKRMQTDPPAGVSASPIPDNVMTWNAVIIGPADTPFEDGTFRLVMQFEEQYPNKPPQVKFISQMFHPNVYATGELCLDILQNRWSPTYDVAAVLTSIQSLLNDPNTGSPANVEASNLYKDNRKEYTKRVRETVEKSWED; via the exons ATGTCTAcggcagcacgacgccgtctGATGCGTGACTTCAAG CGCATGCAGACGGACCCTCCTGCCGGCGTGTCGGCCTCCCCCATCCCCGATAACGTCATGACCTG GAACGCAGTCATCATCGGACCGGCCGACACGCCATTTGAAGATGGAACATTCAGGCTCGTGATGCAGTTCGAAGAGCAGTACCCCAACAAGCCGCCACAAGTAAAATTCATCAGCCAAATGTTCCACCCCAACGTTTACGCCACGGGCGAGCTCTGCCTCGACATCTTGCAAAACAGATGGAGCCCAACGTACGACGTGGCCGCAGTCTTGACCAGTATTCAAAG TCTACTCAACGACCCCAACACCGGATCGCCCGCCAACGTCGAAGCCTCGAACCTCTATAAGGATAATCGGAAGGAGTACACGAAGCGGGTCAGAGAGACGGTCGAGAAGAGTTGGGAGGACTAG
- the PPM1 gene encoding [Phosphatase 2A protein]-leucine-carboxy methyltransferase (COG:H~EggNog:ENOG503NUP8) gives MRTRALDQVVGAFLAETRGQGPRQIISLGAGTDTRPFRALEWPHTDDLIYHELDFAETCRRKLHIVRSAPAMARQLEDVEAAESGSWSARPAKGPSEYHCHAGDLRDMPDRFAAAAGGMPASMRTDVPTLVLSECCLCYLTQRDSERVLSVFRDRMPRLAVVIYEPMPLDDAFGQVMVSNLRARSISMPSLERYRDVAGQEDRLRDAGFHAVGHATIKDAWERWVGGDERRRVDALEGLDEVEEWQLLAAHYVVVWGTKGGTWLAGLGQEAR, from the coding sequence ATGCGCACACGAGCCCTGgaccaggtcgtcggcgcgtTCCTCGCCGAGACGCGCGGCCAAGGACCCAGGCAGATCATTTCACTGGGCGCAGGCACCGACACGAGGCCGTTCCGCGCCCTCGAGTGGCCCCACACCGACGACCTCATATACCATGAACTCGACTTTGCCGAGACGTGCCGGCGGAAGCTGCACATTGTGCGTTcagcgccggccatggcgcgacagctcgaggacgtcgaggccgccgagagcgGCTCCTGGAGCGCGCGCCCTGCCAAGGGCCCCAGCGAGTATCACTGCCACGCGGGCGACCTGCGTGACATGCCCGATCGcttcgctgctgcggccgggGGCATGCCCGCGTCGATGCGCACAGACGTGCCCACGCTCGTGCTGTCCGAGTGCTGCCTCTGCTACCTCACGCAACGCGACTCGGAGCGCGTGCTGAGCGTCTTCCGCGACCGCATGCCGCgcctggccgtcgtcatATACGAGCCGAtgccgctcgacgacgccttcgGCCAGGTCATGGTTTCAAATCTacgcgcgcgcagcatcagcatgcCTAGCCTGGAGCGCTACAGGGACGTCGCCGGGCAGGAGGACCGGCTGCGTGACGCAGGGTTCCACGCCGTCGGGCACGCGACCATCAAGGATGCCTGGGAGCGGtgggtcggcggcgacgagcggaggagggtggacgcgctcgagggtttagacgaggtggaggagtGGCAGCTGTTGGCGGCGCACTatgtcgtcgtctggggGACAAAGGGAGGCACCTGGCTCGCCGGGCTTGGACAGGAGGCGCGCTAG
- the KLP1 gene encoding Kinesin heavy chain (COG:Z~EggNog:ENOG503NWJ6) — MSANSIKVVARFRPQNRIELDSGGKPIVSFNSDDSCTVDSRDAQGSFTFDRVFDMECKQQDIFDFSIRSTVDDILNGYNGTVFAYGQTGAGKSYTMMGTNIDDEEGRGVIPRIVEQIFASIMSSPGTIEYTVRVSYMEIYMERIRDLLAPQNDNLPVHEEKNRGVYVKGLLEIYVSSVQEVYEVMRRGGNARAVAATNMNQESSRSHSIFVITITQKNVETGSAKSGQLFLVDLAGSEKVGKTGASGQTLEEAKKINKSLSALGMVINALTDGKSSHVPYRDSKLTRILQESLGGNSRTTLIINCSPSSYNDAETLSTLRFGTRAKSIKNKAKVNAELSPAELKLLLKKAQGQVTNFESYIQNLEGEIQLWRSGESVPKERWAHPGAADGVSGAKVDARARPSTPSRPLPESRSETPIISERSGTPSLTLEKDEREEFFRRENELQDQLAEKESQATAAEKQLRETKEEMSYLKEHDSRMGKENERLTTEVNEFKMQLERLNFESKEAGITMDALKEANAELTTELDEVKQQLLDVKMSAKENGAAFDEKEKKKAEKMAKMMAGFDLGGEVFSDNERFISEAVQHIDALQEQSKAGDAIAPEEFKELRAKLLETQGIVRQAELSLYGASSTDMDARRRQELEDRLESLQQEYEELLTRNLNEADAQEIKGRLEKAYAGRQTTQMHLVDELKADLAQKASENVRMKTLIEDLQQRVKSGVGAPMANGKTIQQQIAEFDVMKKSLMRDLQNRCERVVELEISLDETREQYNNVLRSSNNRAQQKKMAFLERNLEQLTQVQRQLVEQNSALKKEVAIAERKLIARNERIQSLESLLQDSQEKMAAANHKFEVQLASVKERLEAAKAGSTRGLNAAGGGFNFAAAGSRIAKPLRGGGGGGGDALPVVPTIQNIQQSEVPTNKRSSWFFNKS, encoded by the exons ATGTCTGCCAACAGCATCAAGGTCGTGGCCCGGTTCCGGCCCCAGAACCGGATCGAGCTGGATTCGGGCGGCAAGCCTATCGTGTCGTTCAACTCGGATGACTCCTGCACTGTCGAC TCGAGAGACGCCCAAGGGTCCTTCACGTTCGACAGGGTATTCGATATGGAATGCAAGCAGCAGGACATCTTTGACTTTTCCATTCGCtccaccgtcgacgacatcctcAACGGCTACAATGGCACCGTCTTCGCCTACGGCCAGACGGGCGCTGGCAAGTCGTACACCATGATGGGCACcaacatcgacgacgaggaagggaggggcgTCATCccgcgcatcgtcgagcaGATCTTTGCCAGCATCATGTCGAGCCCCGGTACGATAGAGTACACCGTGCGCGTCAGTTACATGGAAATCTACATGGAGCGCATCCGAGATTTGCTGGCCCCGCAAAACGACAACCTCCCCGTGCACGAGGAGAAGAACCGAGGCGTCTACGTCAAGGGGCTACTGGAGATTTACGTCTCGAGCGTGCAGGAGGTTTACGAGGTAATGCGCAGGGGTGGcaacgcccgcgccgtcgccgccacaaACATGAACCAGGAGTCGTCGCGATCGCATTCCATCttcgtcatcaccatcacgCAGAAGAATGTCGAGACGGGCTCGGCCAAGAGCGGCCAGCTTTTCCTGGTGGATCTGGCCGGTAGCGAAAAGGTGGGCAAGACGGGTGCCAGCGGCCAGAccctcgaggaggccaagaagatcaACAAGAGCTTGAGCGCTCTCGGCATGGTCATCAACGCCTTGACCGACGGCAAATCGTCTCACGTTCCCTACCGAGATTCCAAATTGACGCGAATTCTCCAAGAGTCCCTGGGCGGCAACAGTCGGACCACCCTCATCATCAATTGCTCCCCCAGCAGCTACAACGATGCCGAAACCTTGAGCACCTTGCGGTTTGGCACGCGAGCCAAGTCGATCAagaacaaggccaaggtcaaTGCGGAGCTCAGCCCCGCCGAGCTCAAGCTTCTGCTCAAGAAGGCTCAGGGCCAGGTCACGAACTTTGAGAGCTACATTCAGaacctcgagggcgagatcCAGCTGTGGCGATCCGGAGAGTCCGTGCCCAAGGAGAGATGGGCTCACCCAGGAGCTGCCGATGGCGTGTCCGGGGCCAAGGTCGATGCTAGGGCGCGGCCTTCCACCCCGTCACGGCCACTTCCGGAGAGCCGATCCGAGACTCCCATCATCTCTGAGCGCTCTGGCACTCCCAGCCTGACGCTAGAGAAGGACGAGCGTGAGGAGTTCTTCCGGCGTGAAAATGAGCTGCAGGACCAACTCGCTGAGAAGGAGTCGcaagcgacggcggccgagaaGCAGCTGCGTGAGACGAAAGAGGAGATGTCTTACCTCAAGGAGCACGACAGCAGGATGGGCAAAGAGAACGAGAGGCTCACGACGGAAGTCAACGAGTTCAAGATGCAATTAGAACGTTTGAACTTTGAGAGCAAGGAGGCGGGAATAACGATGGATGCCCTCAAGGAGGCCAATGCCGAGCTTACGACCGAGTTGGACGAGGTCAAGCAACAGCTCCTGGATGTCAAGATGAGTGCCAAAGAGAACGGTGCTGCATTTGacgaaaaggaaaagaagaaggccgagaaGATGGCCAAGATGATGGCCGGGTTCGACCTCGGGGGTGAGGTGTTCAGCGACAACGAGCGCTTCATCAGCGAGGCCGTGCAGCACATCGATGCCTTGCAGGAGCAGAGCAAAgctggcgacgccatcgcaCCGGAAGAGTTCAAAGAGCTGCGGGCCAAGCTGCTGGAGACGCAGGGGATTGTCAGGCAAGCCGAGTTGAGCCTGTACGGAGCCTCCTCCACCGACATGgacgctcgccggcggcaggagCTCGAAGACCGACTGGAGTCGTTGCAGCAGGAGTACGAAGAGTTGCTCACCCGCAATCTcaacgaggccgacgcgcaAGAGATCAAGGGGCGCCTGGAGAAGGCCTACGCCGGCCGACAGACGACGCAGATGCacctggtcgacgagctgaAGGCAGACCTAGCGCAAAAGGCATCAGAGAACGTCCGGATGAAGACGCTGATTGAggacctgcagcagcgtgtAAAGTCTGGGGTGGGGGCGCCGATGGCCAACGGGAAGACGATCCAGCAGCAGATTGCCGAGTTTGAcgtgatgaagaagagcCTCATGCGCGACCTGCAGAACCGCTGCGAGCGTGTTGTCGAGCTCGAGATCTCCTTGGACGAGACACGCGAGCAGTACAACAACGTGCTGCGATCGTCCAATAACCGGGCCcagcagaagaagatggcCTTCCTCGAGCGGAACCTAGAGCAGCTCACCCAGGTGCAGCGCCAGCTCGTAGAGCAGAATTCGGCACTGAAGAAGGAGGTTGCCATTGCTGAGCGCAAGCTGATTGCGAGGAACGAGCGCATCCAGAGCCTGGAGAGCCTGCTTCAGGACAGCCAGGAAAAGATGGCGGCCGCTAATCACAA ATTCGAGGTCCAGCTGGCCTCCGTCAAGGAGCGCctggaggcggccaaggcgggcaGCACGCGCGGACTTAACGCGGCGGGAGGTGGCTTCAactttgccgctgccggcagCCGTATTGCGAAGCCcctgcgaggcggcggcggcggcggcggcgacgctctgCCCGTTGTGCCAACGATCCAGAACATCCAGCAGAGCGAGGTTCCGACCAACAAGCGGAGCAGCTGGTTCTTCAACAAGTCGTAA
- a CDS encoding Acetyl-CoA C-acetyltransferase (EggNog:ENOG503NV1W~COG:I) produces the protein MPVAQLRSPRLAGQLARHVKVARGFSTSAATRKEIQDAYILSAARTPTAKFNGSFLTVSAPQLGATAIKSALEKSKVPVEKITDVYMGNVLQGSVGQAPARQASIFAGLPESVEAITINKVCASGLKAVAFAAQNIQLGLAEAQVAGGMENMSRVPYYVPRASSLPAFGHVKLEDGLIKDGLTDVYQQFHMGNCAENTVKKHSITREQQDEYAIRSYKNAQKAWADKAFADEIVPVTVPGKKGDKVIDTDEGFMDVKIEKIPTLKPAFVRDGSGTVTAANSSTLNDGASALVLGNKAIAQQYGSGSRVLAKICSYADAAVSPVDFPVAPAKAVPIALERAGITKDQVAVWEFNEAFAAVILANSKILGLEKANVNPLGGAISLGHALGSSGSRILTTLLHQLKPGEYGVAAICNGGGAATAMVVQRVESV, from the exons ATgcccgtcgcgcagctcagGTCGCCTCGACTGGCGGGCCAACTGGCTCGGCATGTGAAGGTCGCGCGTGGCTTTtccacctccgccgccacccgcaaGGAAATCCAGGATGCCTACATCCTGAGCGCCGCGCGCACACCGACCGCCAAG TTCAATGGCTCTTTCCTCACCGTCTCGGCTCCTCAACTGGGTGCCACCGCCATCAAGTCGGCTCTTGAGAAGTCCAAGGTTCCCGTCGAGAAAATCACCGATGTATACATGGGAAACGTGCTGCAGGGTTCCGTCGGTCAGGCCCCTGCGCGGCAGGCGTCGATCttcgccggcctgcccgaatccgtcgaggccatcaccatcaacaAGGTGTGCGCCTCGGggctcaaggccgtcgccttTGCCGCGCAAAACATCCAGCtcgggctggccgaggcccagGTCGCTGGTGGCATGGAGAATATGTCCCGTGTCCCGTACTACGTGCCTCGCGCCAGCAGCCTGCCCGCGTTTGGGCACGTCAAGCTGGAGGACGGCCTGATCAAGGACGGCCTGACGGATGTGTACCAGCAGTTCCACATGGGCAACTGCGCCGAGAACACGGTCAAGAAGCACTCCATCACGCGTGAGCAGCAGGACGAATACGCCATTCGCTCGTACAAGAACGCGCAGAAGGCCTGGGCCGACAAGGCCTTTGCCGACGAGATTGTCCCCGTCACGGTTCccggcaagaagggcgacAAGGTCATTGACACGGACGAGGGCTTCATGGATGTCAAGATCGAGAAGATTCCCACGTTGAAGCCCGCCTTCGTCCGCGACGGAAGCGGCACCGTTACCGCTGCCAATTCGTCGACGCtcaacgacggcgccagcgccctggTGCTGGGCAACAAGGCCATCGCTCAGCAGTATGGCTCCGGTTCGCGGGTGCTGGCCAAGATCTGCAGctacgccgacgccgccgtctcgcctGTTGATTTCCCCGTCGCTCCCGCCAAGGCCGTGCCGATTGCGctggagcgggcgggcatcaCCAAGGACCAGGTGGCCGTGTGGGAGTTTAACGAGGCGTTTGCCGCCGTTATTCTGGCCAACTCCAAGATCCTGGGGCTCGAGAAGGCCAACGTAAACCCTCTAGGCGGCGCCATCTCACTGGGTCACGCCCTAGGCAGCTCCGGGTCGCGTATCctgacgacgctgctgcacCAGCTGAAGCCTGGCGAGTATGGTGTGGCGGCCATTtgcaacggcggcggtgcggccacggccatggtggtgcaGCGTGTGGAGTCTGTATAG